The sequence TTGATGGTGCCTGCGATTGAGGTTGGTAGGGTTTGTGTGAAGATTGTTGGTCGTGAGGCTGGCAAGCGTTGCGTTGTTGTGGATGTTGTGGACAAGAACTTTGTGCTTGTTACTGGTCCTATTAAGGTGAGTGGTGTTAAGCGGAGACGGGTTAACGTTGGTCACATTGAGCCTACGGAGATGAAGGTTAAGATTGGTAAGGGTGATGGTGACAATGAGATTGTTGAAGCTTTGAAGGCTA comes from Candidatus Bathyarchaeota archaeon and encodes:
- a CDS encoding 50S ribosomal protein L14e → MPAIEVGRVCVKIVGREAGKRCVVVDVVDKNFVLVTGPIKVSGVKRRRVNVGHIEPTEMKVKIGKGDGDNEIVEALKATGLLDKMKDIVKPKL